A DNA window from Turicibacter sp. TJ11 contains the following coding sequences:
- a CDS encoding BMP family protein, producing the protein MRKLLSMCMIVMLTMVALVACSSDKENQSTATDVKFKVGMMIDSGTIDDKSFNQGTWEAILRYTDDHKGVKGQYVQPSGETTSDYLSAADNLMMAGNEIIIAPGFKFEEAITELQTANPETSFVILDGQPSTMADNTLSIYFAEEQGGFLAGMAAALQSKTGKVGFIGGMKIPAVERFGWGFVAGVAYANEVYETNVEVVDYQYQGTFNDVQGGQMMAGGMYDKGIDIIFSAAAAVGNGVINEAKARTESGEHVYVIGVDVDQYEEGLMNDGKSVILTSAIKRIDNAVYDALKAYGEGKFPGGQIISMDASMDGVGLPENNPNLTVETQEKVDEALAKIKDGHIVVPTSADELETFLSNTGYDATMINYK; encoded by the coding sequence ATGAGAAAACTTTTATCAATGTGCATGATTGTAATGTTAACAATGGTAGCATTAGTTGCATGTAGTAGTGACAAAGAAAATCAAAGTACGGCGACAGACGTCAAATTTAAAGTGGGAATGATGATTGATTCAGGAACAATTGATGATAAATCATTTAACCAAGGAACGTGGGAAGCTATTTTACGCTATACAGATGATCATAAAGGTGTTAAAGGACAATATGTTCAACCAAGTGGAGAAACAACATCTGATTACTTAAGTGCAGCAGATAATTTAATGATGGCAGGTAATGAAATTATTATCGCACCAGGATTTAAATTTGAAGAAGCGATTACTGAGCTTCAAACCGCAAATCCTGAAACATCATTTGTCATTTTAGATGGACAACCTTCAACGATGGCAGATAATACATTATCTATTTATTTTGCAGAAGAACAAGGTGGATTTTTAGCAGGTATGGCAGCTGCTTTACAATCAAAAACTGGTAAAGTTGGATTTATCGGTGGAATGAAAATTCCTGCAGTTGAACGATTTGGATGGGGGTTTGTAGCAGGTGTTGCTTATGCAAACGAAGTTTATGAAACAAACGTAGAAGTCGTTGATTATCAATACCAAGGAACATTCAATGATGTTCAAGGTGGACAAATGATGGCTGGTGGAATGTACGATAAAGGGATCGATATTATTTTCTCAGCAGCGGCTGCAGTTGGAAATGGTGTCATCAATGAAGCAAAAGCACGTACGGAATCAGGAGAGCATGTTTATGTCATTGGTGTAGACGTTGATCAATATGAAGAAGGATTAATGAACGATGGAAAATCTGTTATCTTAACTTCAGCGATTAAACGTATTGATAATGCCGTTTATGATGCATTAAAAGCTTATGGAGAAGGTAAATTCCCTGGAGGACAAATTATTTCAATGGATGCTTCAATGGATGGAGTAGGTTTACCAGAAAATAATCCTAACTTAACAGTGGAAACACAAGAAAAAGTGGACGAAGCATTAGCAAAAATTAAAGATGGTCACATCGTTGTGCCAACATCAGCAGACGAATTAGAGACGTTCTTATCTAATACTGGATACGATGCAACAATGATTAATTATAAATAA
- a CDS encoding DNA translocase FtsK: protein MASKKKVKQKKQKILNDLYLELLGIGLVVLAILMIGQLGLIGTFFKQLSLLVFGEFFWLIAIAMMIYGSRMIVKREVPTFFSSKQMGWYLVFISLIIFSHLPVYREFHTHSIPLLGGLWNYYWTNDLLNSSFTVGGGIVGAIIYGLLVPLITANGLYGLSLLLLCYGTLLICDMTFKDLYDGFKEYQSKQQKQATMKRKPVKAKKQRHHEVEEEELEHHEAVVTILNETVEEDETELEELEVDEMTEPEEDFEIKEFDKQPYVEPNEPVFEEEISVFNDFDYVLPPLDLLVDYQQSNNSQRLLVSAKSQARKLEDTFKNFDVKAKVQEVHIGPSVTRFEILPNVGVKVSKILNLTDDIALALAAKGIRIEAPIPGKSAIGIEVPNPKQTLVTFKEIVKEVPQKQQKEKLLMVLGRDISGKTVYSPLNKMPHLLVAGATGSGKSVCINTIICSILMRSTPNEVKMLMIDPKKVELNGYNGIPHLLAPVVTDPRLASLALKKVVSEMEYRYELFSQSGTRNIEGYNEYVKQYNETQETPKPFLPFIVVIIDELADLMMVASKEVEECIMRLTQMARAAGIHLIIATQRPSVDVITGVIKANIPSRIAFGVSSAVDSRTIIDMPGAEKLLGKGDMLFLPMGASNPTRVQGAFISDEEVVRIVEFIKSQVEHEEIKQDFLENIEQAQNESQAMDDPLMKEVLGYIVETKKVSASLLQRRFRIGYNRAARIVDDLEASGLIGPSEGSKPREVLMTESQYHELISNL from the coding sequence ATGGCAAGTAAGAAGAAAGTGAAGCAAAAGAAGCAAAAAATATTAAATGATTTATATTTAGAGTTATTGGGGATTGGGTTAGTTGTATTAGCTATCTTAATGATTGGACAGCTTGGATTAATTGGGACTTTTTTCAAGCAACTGAGTTTGTTAGTGTTTGGTGAGTTTTTTTGGTTGATCGCCATTGCAATGATGATTTATGGAAGTCGAATGATTGTCAAACGAGAAGTTCCTACCTTTTTTAGTTCAAAGCAAATGGGTTGGTATTTAGTATTTATATCGCTAATTATTTTTAGTCATTTACCGGTGTATCGTGAATTTCATACCCACAGTATTCCATTACTTGGTGGACTTTGGAATTACTACTGGACGAATGATTTATTGAATTCATCGTTTACAGTCGGGGGAGGAATTGTTGGGGCCATTATTTATGGCTTGCTAGTTCCGTTAATTACGGCAAATGGGTTATATGGACTTTCGCTTTTACTGCTTTGTTATGGAACATTACTCATCTGTGATATGACGTTTAAAGATTTATATGATGGATTTAAGGAGTATCAGTCTAAACAACAAAAACAAGCAACGATGAAAAGAAAACCAGTTAAAGCTAAAAAGCAGCGTCATCATGAAGTAGAAGAAGAGGAACTTGAACATCATGAAGCGGTTGTGACAATACTTAATGAAACGGTTGAAGAAGATGAGACCGAGTTAGAGGAATTAGAAGTTGACGAAATGACTGAGCCAGAGGAAGATTTTGAAATTAAGGAGTTTGACAAACAACCCTATGTGGAGCCAAATGAGCCCGTTTTTGAAGAAGAGATCTCGGTGTTTAATGATTTTGATTATGTGTTACCGCCACTTGATTTATTAGTTGATTATCAGCAATCGAATAATTCTCAACGTTTATTAGTGAGTGCTAAATCACAAGCGAGAAAGCTAGAGGATACATTTAAAAATTTCGATGTGAAAGCTAAAGTTCAAGAAGTTCATATTGGTCCTTCAGTGACAAGATTTGAAATTTTACCAAACGTCGGGGTCAAAGTGAGTAAAATTTTAAATTTAACGGATGATATTGCGTTAGCGTTAGCGGCTAAGGGAATTCGAATTGAAGCACCGATTCCAGGAAAGTCGGCTATTGGAATTGAGGTTCCAAATCCTAAACAAACGTTAGTAACGTTTAAAGAAATCGTCAAAGAAGTTCCGCAAAAGCAACAAAAAGAAAAGTTACTCATGGTACTTGGACGTGATATTTCAGGAAAAACGGTGTATTCACCTTTAAATAAAATGCCGCATTTATTAGTAGCGGGAGCGACTGGTTCAGGAAAATCAGTTTGTATTAATACCATCATTTGTAGTATTTTAATGCGATCGACACCAAATGAAGTAAAAATGTTAATGATTGACCCGAAAAAAGTTGAATTAAATGGGTATAATGGAATTCCTCATTTATTAGCTCCTGTTGTAACCGATCCAAGACTTGCTTCATTAGCCTTAAAGAAAGTTGTATCTGAGATGGAGTATCGTTACGAACTGTTTAGTCAAAGTGGAACACGAAATATCGAGGGGTATAATGAATATGTCAAACAATACAATGAAACGCAAGAGACACCAAAACCGTTTCTTCCATTTATCGTTGTCATTATTGATGAGTTAGCTGATTTAATGATGGTCGCTTCAAAAGAAGTTGAGGAATGCATTATGCGTTTAACTCAGATGGCGCGTGCCGCTGGAATTCATTTAATTATTGCCACTCAGCGTCCATCAGTCGATGTTATCACTGGGGTTATTAAAGCGAATATTCCATCACGTATTGCGTTTGGGGTTTCTTCGGCTGTCGATTCAAGAACGATTATCGATATGCCAGGAGCGGAGAAGTTACTTGGAAAAGGTGACATGTTATTTTTACCGATGGGGGCTTCAAATCCAACTCGTGTGCAAGGAGCTTTCATTTCTGATGAAGAAGTCGTGCGCATTGTTGAATTTATTAAGTCACAAGTAGAACATGAAGAAATTAAGCAAGACTTCTTAGAAAATATTGAGCAAGCTCAAAATGAAAGTCAGGCCATGGATGATCCACTGATGAAAGAAGTGTTAGGGTATATTGTTGAAACTAAAAAAGTGTCCGCTTCCTTATTACAACGACGTTTTAGAATTGGTTATAATCGTGCCGCTCGTATTGTTGATGATTTAGAGGCAAGTGGTTTAATTGGACCAAGTGAAGGAAGTAAGCCGCGAGAAGTGTTAATGACAGAGTCTCAATATCATGAACTGATCTCTAATCTATAA
- a CDS encoding ribonuclease J produces MFHTVGNDKNVASVVEQKIKVFALGGLDENGKNLYVVEVNGKIFILDAGLKYPTEDLLGVDAVIPDFNYLKENASRIQGVFLSHGHEDHIGAIPQLLSIINVPVYGMRLTMALVEDSLTENGLDIKKYKLYKVRENNELFFGDVKVTFFKTTHSIPDSVAICIHTTDGVIVYTSDFTFDQNAKGRYQTNYGRMSEIAKEGVLCLLSESLNAEKPGFTSTGNSLQCELDEAFSRANGRIICSLYSSDLHRIQLVIDLAIQYKRKIAIIGRKMQRVVDIAVKLGYLRIPKSMLMNLLYIDEKNDNNFSNLVVLATGNRYEPFNSLIRMAKHQDRLIHIEKSDTVIVATPPIPGNEVKAARTIDMLYRTGAKVCVINKNLLPSSHASSEDLKLMMNLLKPQYVMPVIGEYRNLVAHAKVAEQIGYRSENIILLDNGDVVEFQQGELVNHTEHIQIDQVLVDGLGVGDIGSVVLRDRQLMANDGIIVVIANLNKNTKEIVAGPQIVSKGFVYEKGNEELYQLLDELVREIIGKFVTEQYVNWQGLRQELRDKVGKLLFNKTKRKPIIIPIVEEFNL; encoded by the coding sequence TTGTTTCATACGGTTGGCAACGATAAGAATGTGGCATCAGTAGTAGAACAAAAAATTAAAGTGTTCGCCTTAGGTGGACTAGATGAAAATGGAAAGAATTTATATGTTGTAGAAGTTAATGGTAAAATTTTTATTTTAGATGCAGGATTAAAGTATCCAACTGAAGATTTATTAGGGGTAGACGCTGTTATTCCTGATTTTAATTACTTAAAAGAGAATGCGTCACGTATTCAAGGGGTATTTTTATCTCATGGACATGAAGATCATATCGGGGCAATTCCACAATTATTAAGCATTATCAATGTTCCGGTTTATGGAATGCGTTTAACGATGGCGTTAGTCGAAGACTCTTTAACAGAAAATGGATTAGATATTAAGAAATATAAACTTTATAAAGTTCGTGAAAATAATGAATTATTCTTTGGTGATGTAAAAGTCACATTCTTTAAAACAACACACAGTATTCCTGATTCAGTGGCTATTTGTATTCATACGACAGACGGAGTTATTGTTTATACATCAGATTTTACATTTGATCAAAATGCTAAAGGACGTTATCAAACGAATTACGGACGCATGTCAGAAATTGCAAAAGAAGGTGTTCTTTGCTTACTTTCAGAAAGTTTAAATGCCGAAAAACCTGGGTTTACAAGCACAGGAAACTCGTTACAATGTGAGTTAGATGAAGCTTTTTCACGCGCAAATGGACGTATTATCTGTTCGCTATACTCATCAGACTTACATCGTATTCAATTAGTCATTGACTTAGCGATTCAATATAAGCGTAAAATTGCGATTATTGGGCGTAAAATGCAACGAGTGGTTGATATCGCGGTTAAGCTAGGGTACTTACGTATTCCAAAATCAATGTTAATGAATTTATTATACATTGACGAAAAAAATGATAATAATTTTTCAAACTTAGTCGTTTTAGCAACAGGAAATCGTTACGAACCGTTTAATTCATTAATTCGTATGGCTAAGCATCAAGATCGCTTAATTCATATTGAAAAATCAGATACGGTTATTGTCGCAACTCCACCAATTCCAGGGAATGAGGTTAAAGCGGCACGTACGATCGATATGTTATATCGTACAGGAGCAAAAGTTTGTGTCATTAATAAAAACTTATTACCATCTTCTCATGCAAGTAGTGAAGATTTAAAATTAATGATGAATTTATTAAAACCACAATATGTGATGCCGGTTATCGGTGAATACCGTAACTTAGTCGCTCATGCCAAAGTGGCTGAACAAATTGGTTATCGTTCAGAAAACATCATTTTACTTGATAATGGTGATGTCGTTGAATTCCAACAAGGAGAACTGGTTAATCACACCGAACACATTCAAATTGATCAAGTGTTAGTAGATGGACTTGGCGTAGGTGACATCGGAAGTGTGGTTCTTCGTGATCGTCAGTTAATGGCAAATGACGGAATCATTGTTGTCATTGCTAACTTAAATAAAAATACAAAAGAAATTGTAGCGGGTCCACAAATTGTGAGTAAAGGATTTGTTTACGAAAAAGGAAACGAAGAGCTTTATCAATTACTTGATGAACTCGTTCGTGAAATTATTGGAAAGTTTGTCACAGAACAATATGTGAACTGGCAAGGATTACGCCAAGAGTTACGTGATAAAGTTGGAAAATTATTATTTAATAAAACAAAGCGTAAGCCAATTATTATTCCAATCGTAGAAGAATTTAATTTATAA
- the dapA gene encoding 4-hydroxy-tetrahydrodipicolinate synthase, which translates to MNSFGPVITAMVTPFDEYNQLNIGSLRKLIIHLLKHGSTSLVITGTTGEAPTLTAIERLRVWETAVDFAGGTVPIIAGVGTNNTKTTIHNVKLAEEVGVDGVLVVTPYYNKPNQLGLITHYKEIANSTNLPILLYNIPSRTGVSLTEETILELAEVKNIVGIKDSSGDLSLLKSLKEHAPANFSLYSGDDASYLDTLKLGGDGIISVASHLVGNQMNQMYRLFTEGKLEEAEALNEKLSPLYQGLFCTTNPIPVKSLLNQLGMEVGGLRLPLVEMDQFESLDLFNELRGLFDE; encoded by the coding sequence ATGAATAGTTTTGGTCCGGTTATTACAGCGATGGTAACCCCCTTTGATGAATACAATCAATTAAATATCGGCAGCTTAAGAAAATTGATTATTCATTTATTAAAACACGGATCAACCAGTTTGGTGATAACAGGAACAACTGGTGAGGCACCGACGTTAACAGCGATTGAACGATTACGTGTTTGGGAAACAGCGGTAGACTTTGCGGGTGGAACAGTTCCCATTATTGCTGGAGTAGGAACGAATAATACGAAAACAACGATTCACAATGTGAAGTTAGCAGAAGAAGTGGGCGTTGATGGTGTTTTAGTGGTTACTCCTTATTATAATAAACCTAATCAACTTGGGTTGATTACGCATTATAAAGAAATTGCGAATTCAACAAATTTACCTATCTTACTATATAATATTCCATCACGAACAGGCGTAAGTTTAACAGAAGAAACGATTTTAGAACTAGCAGAGGTTAAAAATATTGTCGGTATTAAAGATTCGAGTGGAGATTTATCATTACTCAAATCTTTAAAAGAACATGCACCCGCTAACTTTTCACTCTATAGTGGAGATGACGCGAGTTATTTAGATACTTTAAAATTAGGTGGAGACGGTATTATTTCCGTTGCCTCTCATCTCGTTGGAAATCAAATGAATCAAATGTACCGTCTGTTTACAGAAGGTAAGTTAGAAGAAGCTGAGGCATTAAATGAAAAATTAAGCCCACTATATCAAGGTTTATTTTGTACAACCAATCCAATTCCTGTTAAGTCTCTTTTAAATCAACTAGGAATGGAAGTGGGTGGATTAAGACTGCCACTGGTTGAAATGGATCAATTTGAAAGCCTTGACTTGTTCAATGAATTAAGAGGCTTATTTGATGAGTAA
- a CDS encoding aspartate kinase — MDIVVMKFGGTSVRDQATKYQAFKHIRREVDANYKVLVVVSAMGRGGEPYATDTLKELLTYHVSKQEHDRLLACGEIISSIVMSDFLQQQGLNVTSLAPAEVGIKTDNNYSNANIMTVETNKIMSMFNQHDVLVVPGFVGTTVEGYITTLGRGGSDTSAVALGGALNAVYVDIYSDVEGVMTADPKLVKNARVLEKISYDNLIALAARGAKVIHLKAIELAKKKHVTLRLRSTSSDHIGTYVVDEEVSTLGLAYKTGYTRYELMELHHPVTCELLKKHGAYWYAKARDEEAVEQYLKEEKLDYTKNENYVRVSWMNQQQTPIELTFYVSESNLKETLNFLHYNLI; from the coding sequence ATGGATATTGTCGTTATGAAATTTGGTGGAACCTCGGTACGTGATCAAGCAACAAAATATCAAGCATTTAAACATATTCGACGTGAAGTAGATGCTAATTATAAAGTGTTAGTTGTTGTATCAGCTATGGGAAGAGGCGGAGAACCCTATGCAACCGATACACTAAAAGAGTTGCTCACATACCATGTCTCTAAACAAGAACATGATCGTTTGCTTGCTTGTGGTGAAATTATCTCAAGTATCGTCATGTCTGATTTTTTACAACAACAAGGACTAAATGTAACGTCATTAGCCCCAGCAGAAGTGGGAATAAAAACAGATAATAACTACAGTAATGCAAATATCATGACCGTAGAAACAAATAAAATTATGTCGATGTTTAATCAGCACGATGTGTTAGTCGTTCCAGGTTTCGTTGGTACAACGGTAGAGGGATATATTACAACGCTCGGTAGAGGTGGAAGTGATACATCCGCTGTTGCGCTAGGGGGAGCTCTTAACGCAGTTTATGTTGATATTTATTCAGATGTTGAGGGGGTCATGACGGCTGATCCTAAATTGGTGAAAAATGCACGAGTTCTTGAAAAGATTAGTTACGATAACTTAATTGCTTTAGCTGCAAGAGGTGCAAAAGTGATTCACTTAAAAGCCATTGAACTAGCTAAGAAAAAACATGTAACGTTACGCTTACGATCGACAAGCAGTGATCATATTGGAACTTATGTCGTGGATGAAGAGGTTAGTACATTAGGGTTAGCTTATAAAACGGGGTATACTCGTTATGAACTGATGGAATTACATCATCCGGTAACGTGCGAATTATTAAAAAAACATGGGGCTTATTGGTATGCTAAGGCTCGTGATGAAGAGGCCGTTGAACAGTATCTTAAAGAAGAAAAACTGGACTATACGAAAAACGAGAACTACGTTCGAGTGAGTTGGATGAATCAACAACAAACACCGATTGAGTTAACGTTTTATGTTAGTGAATCAAATCTTAAAGAGACATTAAACTTTTTACATTATAATTTAATTTAA
- a CDS encoding aspartate-semialdehyde dehydrogenase: protein MDQKGYKVAIVGASGEVGRSLIQTLERYPIPVASLRLLASKRSAGKTLMFKGQSLVIEELNKDSFEGIDLAFFSAGGDVSLEYAPIAVNSGAVVIDNTSAFRMDPNIPLVVPEVNAHVLSKDTRLIANPNCSTIQLVVALKPLVEVYGIESVNVSTYQAISGAGAKALYEYDQELIDPSYEPQILPARSDQRYYQMAHNVIPQIDVFMPNGYTKEELKMINETHKILDDDTIKVNATCVRVPVRYGHSVATTVKLKKAVENKDQVIQLFKESEGVIVRDDIHHQEYPMPAYIAHCDEVFVGRIRKDLDEENVIHFWVVADNILKGAALNSVQIAYYMHRQGLLGD, encoded by the coding sequence GTGGATCAAAAAGGATATAAAGTCGCTATTGTTGGAGCTAGTGGTGAAGTAGGGAGAAGTCTGATTCAGACATTAGAACGTTATCCCATTCCTGTTGCGTCGTTACGATTGCTTGCATCTAAACGTTCAGCTGGAAAAACGTTAATGTTTAAAGGACAATCACTTGTGATCGAAGAATTAAATAAAGACTCTTTTGAAGGAATTGACTTAGCTTTTTTTAGTGCGGGAGGAGATGTTTCATTAGAGTATGCTCCCATTGCGGTTAACAGTGGAGCCGTTGTAATTGATAATACGAGTGCTTTTCGAATGGATCCTAATATCCCATTAGTTGTTCCCGAAGTGAATGCCCATGTGTTATCAAAAGACACTCGATTAATTGCAAATCCAAACTGTTCAACCATTCAGTTGGTGGTTGCCTTAAAACCGTTAGTTGAAGTGTATGGAATTGAATCTGTTAATGTTTCGACTTACCAAGCCATTTCAGGAGCTGGAGCAAAAGCCTTGTATGAGTATGACCAGGAATTAATCGATCCGTCATATGAACCACAAATCTTACCTGCACGTTCGGATCAACGTTATTATCAGATGGCTCATAATGTCATTCCACAAATTGATGTCTTTATGCCAAATGGCTATACAAAAGAAGAACTAAAAATGATTAACGAAACGCATAAAATATTAGATGATGATACGATTAAAGTAAATGCGACGTGTGTTCGTGTGCCTGTGCGTTATGGTCATAGTGTCGCTACAACTGTTAAACTAAAAAAAGCGGTTGAGAATAAAGATCAAGTGATTCAATTATTTAAAGAGAGTGAAGGTGTTATCGTACGCGATGATATTCATCATCAAGAATATCCGATGCCTGCTTATATTGCCCATTGTGATGAGGTCTTTGTTGGAAGAATTAGAAAAGACTTAGACGAAGAAAATGTTATTCACTTTTGGGTTGTCGCAGATAACATCTTAAAAGGAGCCGCCTTAAACAGTGTACAAATTGCTTATTATATGCATCGTCAGGGATTGTTAGGTGATTAA
- a CDS encoding dipicolinate synthase: MILLINNDKRMNYLSEYIRDGGLDLVQYHRDSVSFDFHILKETHYFILPFGGISESGQIANTHLRLTEEVLLSLPEDCVILTPIRYPKLMELLTKVPRKCEVIFDYDEVAIYNSIPTAEGVIYNIIKNTDITIHQAEILVIGSGRTSLTIARDLKALGAYVSVTFRKKRDEARLFEMGLQPIHVDLMVEDLQHYDVIVNTVPALVLDEKALDHVNKNCYIMDVSSKPGGVDFDYAKQLGIQAELAGALPSIVAPKTAAYYLFRFVRDYIALNGKKE, encoded by the coding sequence ATGATATTGCTCATAAACAACGACAAACGGATGAATTATTTATCTGAGTATATTCGAGACGGTGGTTTAGATTTGGTTCAGTATCATCGTGATTCGGTGAGCTTTGATTTTCATATTTTAAAAGAAACTCATTATTTTATTTTACCCTTTGGTGGAATTAGTGAAAGCGGGCAAATTGCTAACACACACTTACGATTAACAGAAGAAGTGTTGTTAAGTTTACCTGAAGATTGTGTGATTTTAACACCAATTCGATATCCAAAATTAATGGAATTATTAACAAAAGTTCCAAGAAAATGTGAAGTTATTTTTGATTACGATGAAGTTGCGATTTATAATTCAATTCCAACCGCAGAAGGCGTGATTTACAACATTATTAAAAATACAGATATTACAATTCATCAAGCCGAAATTTTAGTCATTGGTTCCGGTCGAACTTCATTAACAATTGCTCGTGATTTAAAAGCATTAGGAGCCTATGTAAGTGTAACATTTAGAAAAAAAAGAGACGAAGCGCGTTTATTCGAAATGGGATTACAACCTATTCATGTCGATCTAATGGTGGAAGACTTACAACATTACGATGTCATTGTTAATACAGTTCCTGCATTAGTTCTTGATGAAAAAGCATTAGATCACGTCAATAAAAATTGTTATATTATGGATGTTAGTAGTAAACCTGGTGGAGTAGACTTTGATTATGCGAAACAACTAGGCATTCAAGCAGAATTAGCAGGAGCACTCCCAAGTATAGTAGCACCAAAAACGGCTGCTTATTACTTATTCCGTTTTGTGAGAGATTACATCGCTTTAAATGGGAAAAAGGAGTGA
- a CDS encoding polysaccharide deacetylase family protein has product MKQKIGAILGIATYMTLVIGVNFYHKAYPVSNIKTDLHVQLTDYMETHRFEPVEPRLDDVWKFIPGLEGAEVDYELSYNNMLLNGGFDPSLVVCKRIPLKEEAEQYRAEPIYKGNEQGAYVSLLINVAWGEEELDKMITILDRLGVRANFFMEGRYAENHKNQVLKLYNDGHVIGNHSYSHPSRWGGFTYEQYVDEIKKTNDVLSSIINEPIIYFAPPAGEFNDRTLKAAYDEGMYTIMWTADTIDWKGDSADVLVNRVLKKLEPGMLVLMHPKPETVLALESMITQLKEKGYQFKTIDEMVKGTRPECS; this is encoded by the coding sequence GTGAAACAAAAAATAGGAGCAATCTTAGGAATTGCGACTTATATGACACTCGTCATCGGTGTTAATTTTTATCATAAAGCTTATCCTGTTTCTAATATAAAGACTGATCTTCATGTTCAGTTAACAGACTATATGGAAACTCATCGATTTGAGCCCGTTGAACCCCGACTTGATGATGTGTGGAAGTTTATCCCTGGATTAGAAGGTGCGGAAGTCGATTACGAACTGTCTTATAATAATATGTTATTAAATGGAGGATTTGATCCCTCTCTTGTAGTGTGCAAACGAATCCCATTAAAAGAAGAAGCAGAGCAGTATCGTGCTGAACCGATTTATAAAGGAAATGAACAAGGTGCTTACGTCTCTTTACTCATCAATGTAGCATGGGGTGAAGAAGAACTGGATAAGATGATAACGATTTTAGATCGTCTAGGTGTTCGAGCGAACTTTTTTATGGAAGGACGTTATGCTGAAAATCATAAAAACCAAGTGTTGAAGTTATATAATGATGGACATGTCATTGGAAATCACTCGTATTCACACCCGTCACGTTGGGGTGGTTTTACTTATGAACAATATGTTGATGAAATTAAAAAAACGAATGATGTTTTAAGTTCAATTATCAATGAACCTATCATTTACTTTGCGCCACCAGCAGGAGAGTTTAATGATCGTACGTTAAAAGCTGCTTATGATGAAGGAATGTATACCATTATGTGGACGGCCGATACGATTGACTGGAAAGGTGATAGCGCTGATGTATTAGTCAATCGAGTGCTAAAAAAACTAGAACCTGGAATGTTAGTTTTAATGCATCCAAAACCAGAAACTGTATTAGCCCTTGAGTCAATGATTACTCAACTTAAAGAAAAGGGTTATCAATTTAAAACGATTGATGAGATGGTTAAGGGCACAAGACCTGAATGTAGTTAA